A stretch of DNA from Tsuneonella amylolytica:
GTGAAGGGTCTCTACAAGAAGGCGCGCGCGGGCGATCTCAAGAACTTCACCGGGATCGACAGTCCCTACGAGCCGCCGGAAAACCCCGAGATCGTGGTAAACACGGTCGAGATGACCGCCGACGAAGCCGCCGAGGCCATTCTCGCGAAGCTGTTCCCGCTGTGACCGACGCCGATCTTGCGGCCCATCTCGCCGAAGAGGCGGGGCGCATCCTGCTGGAGGTGCGGGAAAGCGGCCGCCATCACGGCGAGGACCTCGGCCGCGCCGGCGATGCGGAGGCGAACGCCGTCCTCGTCGCCGCCTTGCGCGAATTGCGTCCCCACGACGGACTGCTGTCGGAAGAGGAAAAGGACAGCCCCGCCCGGCTCGGGAAGGAGCGCGTGTGGATCGTCGATCCGGTCGACGGCACGCGGGAATACGGTGAAGGGCGCACCGACTGGGCGGTTCACGTCGCGCTGACGGTGAACGGGGTGGCCGAAACCGGCGCGGTGGCCCTGCCGGGGCTCGGCCTCGTCCTGCGATCCGATGCGCCCGCCCCGCTTCCGCCCGCCGCCGACCGTCCGCGACTTGTCGTCAGCCGCACGAGACCCGCTGCCGAAGCCGTCGCGGTATCGAAAGCGATAGGCGGCGAACTTTTGCCCATGGGCAGCGCCGGGGCGAAGGCGATGGCGGTGGTGCGCGGCGAGGCGGATATCTATCTCCACACCGGAGGCCAATACGAGTGGGACAGCTGCGCGCCGGTCGCGGTCGCTCGGGCACACGGCCTCCACTGTTCGCGGGTCGACGGATCGCCGCTCGTCTACAACCGGGCCGACACCTATATGCCCGACCTCCTGATCTGCCGTCCCGAATGGGCCGAACGGGTACTCGGCGAGATCGCGGCGCTCGCGGGCATTGGGGCGCGGGCCAACCTGTGATAAGCCGCATCTGCGCGACGGTATAACCGTTTACAGATCAATCATTTAGCTGCGTCGGACCGATTCCGGAGCGGCCGAAACCGATACTCGAAAGGCTCTGCCCCGATGTCCTCCCGCCGCCGCCAGGTCTACGAAGGCAAGGCCAAGATCCTCTACGAAGGCCCCGAGCCGGGCACGCTGATCCAGTACTTCAAGGACGATGCGACCGCCTTCAACGCCCAGAAGAAGGGCACGATCAACGGCAAGGGCGTGATCAACAACCGCATCAGCGAGTATGTGTTCACCCGGCTCGCTCACATCGGCATCCCGACGCATTTCATCCGCCGACTCAACATGCGCGAGCAGCTGGTCCGGCAGGTCGAGATCATTCCGATCGAGGTGATCGTCCGCAACGTCGCCGCCGGTTCGCTGTCGAAGCGCCTCGGCATCGAGGAAGGCGAGCCGCTGCCGCACACCCTGATCGAATACTGCTACAAGGATGACGCGCTGGGCGATCCGTTCATTTCCGAAGAGGAAATCGCCTGCTTCAACTGGGCGAGCCACGAGGAGATGCAGGATATCTCCAGCATGGCGATCCGCATCAACGATTTCCTCTGCGGCATGTTCGCCGCGATCGGCATCCGCCTGGTCGATTTCAAGCTCGAGTTCGGGCGTATATGGGACCAGGACTACAGCCGCACGATCCTGGCCGACGAGATCAGCCCCGACGGCTGCCGCCTGTGGGACATCAAGACCGGCGAGAAGCTCGACAAGGACCGCTTCCGCCGGGACCTCGGCGGCGAGAGCGAGGCGTATCAGGAGGTGGCACGCCGATTGGGGCTGCTGCAGGACGACGGCCAGGCGCCGGGCGAAGTGCTCGACATGAGCGCGCACCGCGGACGGCTACGCGGCAATCCTAAGCCCAAGAAGTAGGCGGTCAGATCACGTAGCGCAGGGTGATACCGGCCGGCTCGATTGCCATGCCGGCCCCTTCGATATGGTCGCCGTCCACCTGCACGGGGTGGACGCACCGGTCGAACGACGCGCGGCGTATGCTGCGGATTTCCGCAAGGCCCAGCCGGTCGAGCGGAAGCTTCGCGAACGCCGCCGCGACCGCCGCCATGATGCCGAGCCGGGACGGGCGGGTGAGGACGATCAGCTCCACCGCGTCGGCTCTCAGCGCAGCCTTGGGTGAAAGGCGGTAGCGGCCCGCATAAAGCGCACCGTGGCTCGCGATCACCGCGCCCGCCTCGCACGCGAACGGCGTTCCGTCGGCAAGCTCGCCCGACACGCGCATGGTCTCGCGCGGCCAGTGCCGCAGGACGCGCATCATCGCGACTACGTAGGCCAGCCGCCCGACCCGCTTCTTGAGTGCGCCCGACACGTGCGCGACCGCGTGGCTGTCCGGGCCGATGGACAGGCAGGCGACCACCGGCAGGTCGCCCAGCCGATAAAGCGGCGCGGAGAGCCATCCTTCCGGACCGCGCCGCCATGCCGCCATCACTTGCGCGGCCAGCCGCTCCGGATCGCGCGCATAGCCGACCTCGCGCGCGACGAGGTTGATCGTGCCCGACGGGGCGATGCAAAGCGGAATGGCTCCGGCCATCCGGCCGAGCGCCTGCACCGCATCGCGCAGCGTCCCGTCGCCGCCATGGATGCAGGCGAGATCGGGCGGGTCGCCGGCAGGCGTCCATTCGCGGGGCGAGGCGACGAGGCGCACGTCGACCCCTTCCGATGCGAACGCACGCGCCAGATCATCCAGCCGATGCTGCCGAAAACTGCCCGCATAGGGATTGTAGACGAGGTCGAGCTTCATCGGGCTGCGGTTGTTGCCCCGTTCAGCCGGGGCGGGCAAGGATGCCTGTCATGAAGTCCCTCGCGATACTGCCGTTCCTGCTCCTCTCCGCCGCCCCCGCTATGGCCGCCCCGCCCCCGCCGGAGACTGCCGCCGCCTGGCCGTTCGAGACAAGCGACGTGCCGGTCGACCCCGCCTTCCGGTTCGGCACGCTGCCCAACGGCATGCGCTACGTCCTGCGCGAAAATCACCTGCCCGAAGGCACCGTGCTCGTGCGCCTGCGCATCGGTTCGGGCTCGCTGGCGGAAACCGACGAGGAACGCGGCCTCGCCCACTTCCTCGAGCACATGGCGTTCAACGGGTCGAAGGCGGTGCCCGAAGGCGAGATGACGAAGCTGCTCGAACGCGAAGGGCTCGCCTTCGGTGCCGACACCAACGCCGCGACGAGCTTCGAATGGACGACTTACAAGCTCGACCTCCCGCGCAGCGATCCGAAGCTGGTCGACACGGCGCTGATGCTGATGCGCGAGACAGCCGGCAACCTCACCATCGACCCCGCCGCGGTCGAACGCGAACGCGGCGTGATCCTGTCGGAAAAGCGCGACCGCACGAACTGGCAGATCAAGGAGACCGAAGACGAATGGGCCTTCACCGCCCCCGGTGCGCGGTTTCCCGAGCGCCTGCCGATCGGGACCGACGAGACGCTCCGCGCTGCCGATGCCGAACGGCTGCGCGCCTTCTATCGGCGGACATACGTGCCGGGTAACGCGGTGCTGGTGGTGGTGGGCGCGATCGACGTTCCGGCGGTCGAGGCGGCGATCCGCGCGCGCTTCGCCGACTGGGCCCCCGCCCCGGTGCCGGCGACGCCAACCGCAGGCCCCGTCGACCTCGATCGCAAGGGCGAGACCGACATTTACCTCGACCCGGCGTTGTCGGAACGGGTGACCGCCTCCCGCCTGTCGCCGTACCGCGAGGAGCCCGACAGCA
This window harbors:
- a CDS encoding 3'(2'),5'-bisphosphate nucleotidase CysQ, whose product is MTDADLAAHLAEEAGRILLEVRESGRHHGEDLGRAGDAEANAVLVAALRELRPHDGLLSEEEKDSPARLGKERVWIVDPVDGTREYGEGRTDWAVHVALTVNGVAETGAVALPGLGLVLRSDAPAPLPPAADRPRLVVSRTRPAAEAVAVSKAIGGELLPMGSAGAKAMAVVRGEADIYLHTGGQYEWDSCAPVAVARAHGLHCSRVDGSPLVYNRADTYMPDLLICRPEWAERVLGEIAALAGIGARANL
- the purC gene encoding phosphoribosylaminoimidazolesuccinocarboxamide synthase, which gives rise to MSSRRRQVYEGKAKILYEGPEPGTLIQYFKDDATAFNAQKKGTINGKGVINNRISEYVFTRLAHIGIPTHFIRRLNMREQLVRQVEIIPIEVIVRNVAAGSLSKRLGIEEGEPLPHTLIEYCYKDDALGDPFISEEEIACFNWASHEEMQDISSMAIRINDFLCGMFAAIGIRLVDFKLEFGRIWDQDYSRTILADEISPDGCRLWDIKTGEKLDKDRFRRDLGGESEAYQEVARRLGLLQDDGQAPGEVLDMSAHRGRLRGNPKPKK
- a CDS encoding diacylglycerol/lipid kinase family protein, whose translation is MKLDLVYNPYAGSFRQHRLDDLARAFASEGVDVRLVASPREWTPAGDPPDLACIHGGDGTLRDAVQALGRMAGAIPLCIAPSGTINLVAREVGYARDPERLAAQVMAAWRRGPEGWLSAPLYRLGDLPVVACLSIGPDSHAVAHVSGALKKRVGRLAYVVAMMRVLRHWPRETMRVSGELADGTPFACEAGAVIASHGALYAGRYRLSPKAALRADAVELIVLTRPSRLGIMAAVAAAFAKLPLDRLGLAEIRSIRRASFDRCVHPVQVDGDHIEGAGMAIEPAGITLRYVI